From Schizosaccharomyces pombe strain 972h- genome assembly, chromosome: II, the proteins below share one genomic window:
- the mdm35 gene encoding protein Mdm35 has protein sequence MSSSVSEECTPAKKKYDACFNDWYANKFLKGDLHNRDCDELFAEYKSCLLKALKTKKIDPLLEAARKED, from the exons ATGTCGTCCTCTGTTAGTGAAGAATGTACCCCTGCTAAG AAGAAGTATGATGCCTGCTTTAACGATTGGTATGCGaataaattcttaaaaGGTGATCTCCATAATAGAGACTGTGATGAGCTCTTTGCCGAGTACAAATCATGTCTTTTGAAGGCtttgaaaacgaaaaaaatagatCCTCTTCTTGAAGCAGCACGCAAAGAAGATTAA
- the rti1 gene encoding DNA repair and recombination protein gives MGSLPDQSSCEEFTDSQQDKMTKLLAMQLGPEYISRRSGPGGGSVTYLEAWKAIELANEIFGFNGWSSSIQDIHVDYVEETKEKKFNVGISVIVRVTLKDGSFHEDVGYGSIENCRVKALAYEKCKKEGTTDALKRALRNFGSSMGNCLYDKRYIQKILKMAPAQAEFNYDNLLRANKRPYARFAQKVSTPIESHANKSVKLEHKNSIEKKISNVDKPISDLIENDIHESLPALQNPPIQSHSETDLYADEELDSILMHHERPPIPESPRVEEFEELLNQFEGDEKVSVDKIDAHDKMTEAQVVKIPPVQFMNARVAAAENPHIKHEGMAFQLHKKSNSILKSSNIDHNRSMPIRRPSLTSNNSANTFSTK, from the exons atgggCTCGCTACCTGATCAATCGTCTTGTGAAGAGTTTACTGATTCGCAACAGGATAAGATGACAAAACTGCTTGCTATGCAACTTGGCCCAGAGTATATTTCTCGCCGAAGTGGTCCAGGAGGAGGATCTGTTACATACTTAGAAGCATGGAAAGCAATTGAGCTCGcaaatgaaatatttggATTTAATGGGTGGTCTTCTTCCATTCAAGACATTCATGTCGATTAT GTAGAAGAAAcgaaagagaaaaagtttaatgTTGGAATCAGCGTTATTGTACGCGTTACATTAAAGGATGGCTCCTTTCATGag GACGTTGGATATGGATCTATAGAGAATTGTCGAGTGAAGGCATTAGCTTAcgaaaaatgtaaaaaggAAGGAACTACGGACGCATTAAAGAGAGCTCTTCGAAACTTTGGAAGTAGCATGGGTAACTGCCTTTACGACAAACGctatattcaaaaaatcttgAAAATGGCACCTGCCCAG GCTGAGTTCAACTACGACAACCTTTTACGCGCAAACAAAAGACCCTATGCACGGTTCGCTCAGAAAGTATCTACCCCTATAGAAAGCCATGCAAATAAAAGTGTTAAGCTAGaacataaaaattcaatagagaagaaaatttccaaTGTGGATAAACCTATATCAGATCTCATTGAGAATGACATTCATGAAAGTCTGCCAGCTCTGCAAAATCCCCCCATTCAAAGCCATTCAGAAACAGACCTTTACGCag ATGAAGAACTGGACAGCATCCTTATGCATCACGAGCGCCCGCCTATTCCTGAGTCACCTAGGGTAGAAGAATTCGAGGA ATTATTAAACCAATTTGAAGGAGATGAAAAAGTTTCTGTTGACAAAATTGACGCACACGATAAAATGACCGAAGCTCAGGTTGTCAAGATTCCCCCAGTACAATTTATGAATGCACGTGTAGCAGCAGCAGAAAACCCACATATAAAGCACGAGGGAATGGCATTTCAGTTGCACAAAAAGAGTAATTCTATACTAAAATCATCTAATATAGACCACAACAGATCCATGCCTATACGACGTCCTTCGTTAACTTCAAACAACTCTGCAAACACGTTCTCaacgaaataa
- the npa3 gene encoding GTPase npa3, translating to MTDKEKKPCAIIVVGMAGSGKTTFMQQLNAHLHSKNKPPYILNLDPAVRNLPYEANIDIRDTINYKEVMKQYNLGPNGGIMTSLNLFVTKFDQVLKILEKRAPTVDHILIDTPGQIEIFQWSASGSIICDTLASSWPTCIAYVVDTPRATSTSTWMSSMLYACSMLYKAKLPLIIVYNKCDVQDSEFAKKWMTDFEEFQQAVTKDEGMSSEGATSGYMGSLVNSMSLMLEEFYRHLDFVSCSSVTGEGMDDFLEAVKAKVKEYEEEYVPEMERMKEIQRQTKERQKEAQLSKLMKDMHVSKDKEDVGLTVSDAEDEYNGELVDPDEDDGLTAEDREDMIKQYRVALGISDDISDEKLLEMLTERMKQ from the exons ATGACAGATAAAGAGAAGAAGCCTTGTGCCATCATAGTTGTAGGAATGGCCGGTTCAg GCAAAACCACCTTCATGCAACAACTGAATGCACACcttcattcaaaaaataaacctCCTTACATTTTAAACTTGGATCCTGCTGTTCGAAATTTACCCTATGAGGCAAATATCGATATTCGTGATACAATCAATTATAAAGAGGTTATGAAACA ATATAACTTGGGGCCAAATGGCGGTATTATGACAAGTTTAAACTTATTTGTTACAAAGTTTGATCAAgtactaaaaattttggaaaaacgTGCACCAACAGTCGATCACATTTTGATAGATACTCCTGGAcaaatagaaatttttcaatggTCTGCCTCTGGAAGTATCATATGCGATACACTTGCCAGTTCTTGGCCAACATGCATCGCTTATGTTGTCGATACGCCAAGGGCAACATCTACTTCAACATGGATGTCATCTATGCTTTATGCATGCTCTATGCTCTATAAAGCCAAGCTCCCACTTATCATTGTTTATAATAAATGTGATGTTCAAGATAGCGAATTTGCGAAGAAATGGATGACCGATTTTGAAGAGTTCCAGCAAGCTGTGACTAAAGACGAAGGTATGAGTTCTGAGGGTGCGACATCTGGATATATGGGTTCGTTGGTAAACAGTATGTCTTTAATGCTTGAGGAATTTTATCGTCATTTAGATTTCGTGTCCTGTTCGTCTGTGACAGGTGAAGGCATGgatgattttttagaagCTGTTAAAGCTAAAGTTAAGGAGTACGAGGAAGAATATGTTCCAGAAATGGAACgaatgaaagaaattcaaCGACAGACGAAAGAGAGACAAAAAGAAGCTCAGCTTTCTAAACTCATGAAAGACATGCATGTTTCTAAAGATAAAGAGGATGTTGGTCTAACTGTTTCGGATGCCGAAGATGAATATAATGGCGAGTTAGTGGATCCTGACGAAGATGATGGTTTAACTGCTGAAGATAGAGAAGATATGATTAAGCAATATCGTGTTGCTCTTGGTATCTCTGACGATATCTCTGATGAAAAGCTTCTTGAAATGCTTACAGAGCGTATGAAGCAATAA
- the cym1 gene encoding metalloendopeptidase, which produces MNYAKLSIAFSKKTIKTHNCRLFQRWLHVGDKVHDFRVVDTKKVPELQLNYTRLKHEPTNADMIHLDREDPNSVFSIGFQTPAENDEGIPHILEHTTLCGSNKYPVRDPFFKMLNRSLATFMNAFTASDFTFYPFATVNTTDYKNLRDVYLDATLFPKLRKLDFLQEGWRFEHADVNDKKSPIIFNGVVYNEMKGQVSDSSYIFYMLFQQHLFQGTAYGFNSGGDPLAIPDLKYEELVKFHRSHYHPSNAKILSYGSFPLEDNLSALSETFRPFSKRELNLPNTFLKEFDQEKRVVEYGPLDPVMAPGRQVKTSISFLANDTSNVYETFALKVLSKLCFDGFSSPFYKALIESGLGTDFAPNSGYDSTTKRGIFSVGLEGASEESLAKIENLVYSIFNDLALKGFENEKLEAILHQMEISLKHKSAHFGIGLAQSLPFNWFNGADPADWLSFNKQIEWLKQKNSDGKLFQKLIKKYILENKSRFVFTMLPSSTFPQRLQEAEAKKLQERTSKLTDEDIAEIEKTSVKLLEAQSTPADTSCLPTLSVSDIPETIDETKLKFLDIAGMKAQWYDLAAGLTYIRLLLPLKNFPESLIPYLPVYCDACLNLGTHSESIGDLEHQIRRYTGGISISPSAVTNNSDVSKYELGIAISGYALDKNVGKLVELINKAFWNTNLSNTDKLAIMLKTSVSGITDGIAEKGHSFAKVSSASGLTEKTSITEQLGGLTQVKLLSQLSREESFGPLVEKLTAIREILRGTSGFKAAINASPTQHEVVEKALQKFMKSRGVNQQTQTKSTSKERNGINSIKTYHELPFQTYFAAKSCLGVPYTHPDGAPLQILSSLLTHKYLHGEIREKGGAYGAGLSYSGIDGVLSFFTYRDSDPIRSLSVFDEASEWATTHEFSQRDIDEAKLAVFQGIDSPVSESQKGMLYFVDGVTDEMLQNRRKQLLNVSANDLKAVAKKYLVNPKKSYTAVLGPKSEKQLPTWVIDKFES; this is translated from the exons atgaattatgCCAAGTTATCGATagcattttcaaagaaaaccATAAAAACACACAACTGTCGACTATTTCAGCGATGGCTGCATGTTGGCGACAAAGTCCATGATTTTCGTGTAGTCGAT ACTAAAAAAGTACCAGAGTTACAGCTTAATTATACTCGTTTGAAACACGAGCCGACCAATGCAGATATGATACATCTGGATCGAGAAGATCCAAATAGCGTTTTCAGCATTGGATTCCAAACTCCAGCAGAAAACGATGAAGGAATTCCTCATATTTTGGAACACACAACTCTTTGTGGAAGTAATAAGTATCCAGTTCGAGAtcctttctttaaaatgttGAACCGTAGTTTAGCAACTTTTATGAATGCCTTTACTGCTTCagattttacattttatcCTTTTGCAACCGTGAATACTACCGACTATAAAAACCTCCGGGATGTGTATTTAGATGCTACTTTGTTTCCCAAGCTGCGCAAACTAGATTTCTTACAGGAAGGTTGGCGATTCGAACATGCTGACGTTAACGATAAAAAGTCtccaattatttttaatggTGTTGTTTACAATGAAATGAAAGGCCAAGTTTCTGACTCAtcttacattttttatatgctGTTCCAGCAACATCTTTTTCAGGGAACTGCGTACGGATTCAACAGTGGAGGTGATCCTTTGGCAATTCCTGATCTTAAGTATGAAGAGCTAGTTAAATTCCACAGATCCCACTATCATCCGTCCAACGCCAAAATTCTTTCGTATGGGTCATTTCCTTTGGAAGATAACTTATCTGCGCTCAGTGAGACATTTCGGCCATTTTCAAAACGAGAGCTAAATTTACCAAACACCTTTTTAAAGGAGTTTGACCAAGAAAAAAGGGTAGTGGAATATGGTCCCTTAGATCCGGTTATGGCTCCTGGGAGGCAAGTAAAAAcctcaatttcttttcttgcAAACGATACCTCAAATGTTTATGAAACTTTTGCTCTTAAGGTTCTATCGAAGTTATGTTTTGATGGATTTTCTTCACCGTTTTACAAGGCCTTAATTGAATCAGGTTTGGGTACTGATTTTGCTCCAAATAGTGGATACGATTCTACCACTAAGAGAGGAATTTTCTCTGTTGGTCTCGAAGGAGCATCTGAGGAATCACTcgcaaaaattgaaaatctcgtatattctatttttaatGACCTTGCATTGAAGggatttgaaaatgagaaaCTGGAGGCAATTTTGCATCAAATGGAGATTTCTTTGAAGCATAAATCTGCACACTTTGGAATTGGTTTAGCTCAATCCTTACCCTTTAACTGGTTTAATGGTGCTGATCCAGCGGATTGGTTATCATTTAATAAGCAAATAGAATGgctaaaacaaaagaatagCGATGGTAAGCTTTTCCAAAAGCTTATTAAGAAATACATCCTTGAGAATAAGTCAAGGTTCGTTTTTACAATGCTTCCCTCCTCCACGTTTCCCCAAAGATTACAAGAAGCTGAAGCCAAGAAGCTGCAGGAACGAACCTCTAAACTCACGGACGAGGATATAGCAGAAATTGAGAAGACTAGTGTTAAATTGTTGGAAGCTCAATCAACTCCTGCTGATACTAGTTGCCTTCCAACTCTGAGTGTCTCTGATATTCCCGAGACTATAGATGAAACTaaacttaaatttttggatataGCTGGTATGAAAGCACAGTGGTACGATTTGGCTGCTGGCTTGACTTATATAAGACTTCTTTTACCCTTGAAAAATTTCCCGGAATCGTTGATACCTTATCTACCCGTATATTGCGATGCCTGCTTAAACTTAGGAACTCATTCTGAAAGCATTGGTGATTTGGAACACCAAATCCGTAGATACACTGGTGGTATCAGTATTTCTCCATCAGCAGTGACAAACAACAGTGATGTCTCAAAATATGAACTAGGAATAGCTATCTCTGGTTATGCCTTGGACAAGAATGTTGGGAAATTGGTGGAATTGATTAACAAAGCGTTTTGGAATACTAATTTATCCAACACAGACAAGTTAGCAATAATGTTGAAGACGTCGGTTAGTGGAATTACGGATGGAATTGCTGAAAAAGGACATTCATTTGCCAAAGTTTCATCTGCATCAGGTCTCACCGAGAAAACAAGTATTACTGAACAACTTGGTGGTCTTACTCAAGTAAAGCTGTTAAGCCAGTTATCTAGAGAAGAAAGCTTTGGTCCGTTAGTCGAAAAGCTTACAGCTATTCGTGAAATTTTACGAGGCACATCTGGTTTTAAAGCTGCTATAAACGCAAGCCCTACACAACATGAAGTTGTTGAAAAGGcgttacaaaaatttatgaagTCACGGGGAGTCAATCAACAAACTCAGACCAAATCGACTTCCAAGGAACGAAATGGTATTAATTCTATTAAAACCTATCATGAATTACCTTTTCAAACCTATTTCGCTGCGAAGTCTTGTTTAGGCGTTCCATATACCCATCCAGATGGAGCACCGCttcaaattctttcatCGCTTTTGACACACAAATATCTGCATGGTGAAATTCGTGAGAAAGGAGGCGCATATGGGGCTGGTCTTTCTTACAGTGGTATAGATGGTGTACTGTCTTTCTTTACTTATCGGGATTCCGATCCAATACGTTCTTTATCAGTTTTTGACGAGGCATCTGAATGGGCAACCACTCACGAGTTTTCTCAGAGAGATATAGATGAAGCCAAACTAGCAGTATTTCAAGGAATTGATAGCCCGGTTAGTGAAAGCCAAAAAGGAATGCTTTACTTTGTCGATGGGGTTACAGACGAAATGCTTCAAAATAGGCGAAAGCAGCTACTAAATGTTTCAGCGAATGATTTGAAGGCCGTTgccaaaaaatatttggtaaatccaaaaaagagCTATACCGCTGTTCTTGGCCCCAAGTCAGAGAAGCAATTACCAACGTGGGTGATTGATAAGTTTGAAAGTTGA
- the rpl3801 gene encoding 60S ribosomal protein eL38 — translation MPRQISDIKQFLEIARRKDATSARIKKNTNKDVKFKLRCSKYLYTLVVADAKKAEKLRQSLPPDLTVTEVGKKA, via the exons ATG CCTCGTCAAATCAGTGACATTAAGCAATTCTTGGAGATCGCTCGCAGAAAGGATGCTACTTCTGCCCGCATCAAGAAGAACACTAACAAGGACGTTAAGTTCAAGCTTCGTTGTTCCAAGTACTTGTATACCTTGGTTGTCGCTGACGCCAAGAAGGCTGAGAAGCTCCGTCAATCTCTTCCTCCCG ATTTGACCGTTACTGAGGTTGGAAAGAAGGCATAA
- a CDS encoding GCN5-related N-acetyltransferase produces MKINQNTTVDCGNLILVPYQKCHVLKYHNWMKNEELQELTCSEPLTLDEEYQMQASWSTDEDKLTFIVLLNENDEAKKPSILDHVKAHSVESMIGDVNMFLTEEYADGIEEFDDSPSDANATNATKESEVHIVGELELMIAEPQNRRKGYGTKIVDAFLHYVESSGIAKNKQILKYRVKVGSQNKPSIRLFKKLGFSQVKYNAYFDHVELELMRTS; encoded by the exons atgaaaattaatcaaaatacTACTGTTGATTGCGGCAACTTGATTCTCGTGCCATATCAAAAATGCCATGTGTTAAAATACCATAACTGGATGAAAAATGAGGAATTGCAAGAGCTTACTTGTTCAGAGCCTTTAACTCTTGACGAAGAATATCAAATGCAGGCCTCATGGAGTACTGATGAAGATA AGCTGACGTTTATCGTTTTACTAAACGAAAACGATGAAGCTAAGAAACCTTCAATTTTGGATCATGTAAAAGCCCACAGCGTTGAATCAATGATTGGGGATGTGAACATGTTTTTGACTGAGGAATACGCAGACGGTATAGAAGAATTTGATGATTCTCCCAGTGATGCTAATGCTACCAATGCTACGAAGGAGTCAGAGGTACATATAGTAGGTGAACTTGAATTGATGATTGCAGAGCCTCAGAATAGAAGGAAAGGATATGGAACCAAGATTGTAGATGCATTTTTGCACTATGTTGAATCCAGTGGAATTGCCAAAAATAAGCAAATCCTTAAGTATCGAGTCAAAGTTGGCTCCCAAAACAAGCCTAGTATTCGGCTATTCAAGAAATTGGGCTTCTCTCAAGTTAAGTACAACGCTTATTTTGATCATGTAGAGCTTGAACTAATGAGGACTTCATAA
- the tho5 gene encoding THOC5-like protein, with product MTENAISDCLNVLDSTRTLCLRIHELKQHSRDADDQNPEQIKRQLMSKLLILREANRKSYEQLVQAKTITAEHKSELDNARIRLQALQYKKLHLKTIIKNYEEKEHIYTALPLVSKEEFLKEHPEFKSSNDHDLMLAILEDELKERQRLSTLKQELLKRKAALISENKAKRNALQKGDEKLQTFLRSSVPVQEYYNITSM from the exons ATGACAGAAAATGCAATATCAGATTGTTTGAACGTTCTTGACTCAACTCGAACATTGTGTTTGCGAATTCATGAGTTGAAACAGCATAGCAGAGATGCCGACGATCAAAATCCCGAGCAAATTAAACGACAGTTAATGTCAAAGCTCTTAATCTTGCGAGAAGCAAATAGAAAATCTTACGAACAGCTCGTACAAGCAAAGACTATAACAGCCGAACACAAGTCTGAACTCGATAACGCCCGTATACGGCTTCAGGCGTTACAGTACAAAAAGCTGCATTTAAAAacgataataaaaaattacgaAGAAAAGGA ACATATATACACAGCGTTACCACTCGtctcaaaagaagaatttttgaaggaacACCCGGAATTTAAGAGTTCGAATGATCATGATCTAATGCTTGCGATTCTTGAAGACGAACTGAAAGAACGTCAACGACTTTCCACCTTAAAGCAGGAACTTTTAAAGAGGAAAGCTGCATTAATATCtgaaaataaagcaaaGAGGAATGCATTGCAGAAAGGAGATGAAAAGCTGCAGACTTTCCTTCGCTCCAGCGTGCCTGTCCAGGAGTACTATAACATTACCTCCATGTAA
- the rec27 gene encoding meiotic recombination protein Rec27 codes for MKKRSETLGSDQSSSEIIEHVLEELNLKNIERRVKKYDQIESEYKTNIENEKKAFIKDVSQVQQKIKEFEIQKANQIKQLNEEKLSIEARKQQLEIEIRNQLLQYAEKLRIVVKTPMNQPTNTEV; via the exons atgaagaaaagatCAGAAACATTAGGCTCGGATCAATCTAG CTCTGAAATAATTGAGCATGTTTTGGAAGAGTTAAACCtcaaaaacattgaaaGACGCGTCAAAAAGTATGACCAAATTGAAAGCGAATACAAGACCAATATagaaaatgagaaaaaggCTTTTATAAAGGATGTTTCCCAGGTTCAACAGAAAAT AAAGGAATTTGAGATACAAAAAGCGAATcaaattaaacaattgaaCGAAGAAAAGCTTTCTATAGAAGCTAGAAAACAACAACTCGAAATCGAAATACGCAATCAGTTGTTACAGTATGCCGAGAAACTGCGAATTGTTGTTAAAACCCCAATGAACCAACCAACAAATACAGAAGTATAA